A genomic stretch from Hemibagrus wyckioides isolate EC202008001 linkage group LG02, SWU_Hwy_1.0, whole genome shotgun sequence includes:
- the tex2 gene encoding testis-expressed protein 2, which yields MTSQGGSNVDTPSHLPSSPSSFLRSSSGPKLHVQRSLSRDTITIHFSTQGKEEEEEDEELYKLAMSTSAVDVDDQGIVTALEASEELLFEGTGTGSRVPSASSTITSSSAVTHTQSSALAIQPTFTSLGSSSVYSPASSSWPSEHWSQLPPPATYSASSTSSPVKSTAVHSKPFLSLVRSLSTEVEPREGIPSATAPQTMRHRHLMKTLVKSLSTDTARPEQEAPSHRPLDSRRNLHLFKPFTQPRVPTNASGDSKTAPSSPIASPDGRSFFKVQEVEARIEDTKRRLSEVMCEPLQLLSKIIGEEGGSTASGGSVTGTSWGPQHPKSLSSSASELCSLTALNGHLESKTDYCIKEEDDLEGESPPGIATNVPVIPKSPSLGLDRCFMSVLARQEDEEFCELYSEDFELCTDTEADGDFGTSTQLQRGSTACSEEPTEGGEEEEDEDEEEVPPTIPHNGLLLLISVVYGYFVLPLPTYIGGVLLGVAAGFMLAILVVWLSAPRGSSWGPHFRRCKRERWNGVPLDIKEPIIYKGWMNEIYSYDPETYHATLTHSVYVRLEGSVLRLSKPNRNIPRRATFSEPKPDITYISQKIYDLTNSKIYLVPHSLARKRVWNKKYPICIELAKQDDFMSKRDQTEAEEEKILASGERTEGVGGSEETKRSTEPVLYLFGRTGREKEEWFRRMLLASRLKAEIKKPTDLLASCLPSYSSGSSQAGALSHSCSSSQGSLDDVLQSKPRQKDVKQKVLDYNVYMAKYISHSSGSPNPSPLHSTDSSPRNVTKFPAVPGTEAESEAWVNALLGRIFWDFLREKYWADMVSKKIQMKLSKIRLPYFMNELTLTELDMGMAIPKILKASKPSVDHQGLWFDLEISYTGSFLMTLETKMNLARLGKEGESIGEQGKEGPRTYCLADSDEESSSAGSSDEEDPAEVPEMPGTEGFVGGHRPSKIMRFVDKITKSKYFQKATETEFIKKKMEEMSNTPLLLTVEVQECRGMLAINIPPPPTDRIWYGFRRPPHLELKARPKLGEREVTFAHVTDWIEKKLDQEFQKIFVMPNMDDVWLPIMHSAMDTRSSVNLATVTTDALKDAAPLDLEQTADDF from the exons ATGACCAGTCAGGGAGGCAGCAATGTGGACACACCCAGCCACCTGCCTTCCTCGCCATCCTCATTCCTCCGGTCGTCCTCAGGTCCAAAACTACATGTGCAGCGCTCACTCTCCCGTGACACAATCACCATCCATTTCTCAACCCAGGgcaaggaggaggaagaagaggatgaagagCTCTACAAATTGGCCATGTCCACATCTGCTGTGGATGTTGATGATCAGGGCATAGTCACAGCTTTGGAGGCCAGCGAGGAGTTGCTGTTCGAAGGAACAGGTACGGGTTCAAGGGTGCCCTCTGCGTCTTCTACTATAACATCATCTTCTGCAGTCACCCATACGCAAAGCTCAGCTTTAGCCATCCAACCAACATTCACCAGCCTTGGCTCCTCCTCCGTTTATAGCCCTGCTAGCTCCTCCTGGCCCTCAGAGCACTGGTCCCAACTCCCACCACCTGCCACTTATTCTGCCTCTTCCACTTCATCACCAGTCAAGTCCACAGCTGTGCACTCAAAGCCATTCCTCAGCCTTGTGAGGTCTCTCTCCACTGAAGTGGAGCCTCGTGAAGGCATCCCTTCAGCCACTGCCCCACAGACTATGCGACACCGACATCTGATGAAGACTCTAGTCAAGTCTTTGTCCACTGACACGGCCCGTCCTGAACAGGAAGCCCCATCACACCGGCCTCTTGATTCCCGTCGCAACCTGCACCTTTTCAAACCTTTTACCCAACCTCGTGTCCCAACCAATGCCAGTGGTGACTCCAAAACAGCGCCATCTTCTCCCATTGCTTCACCCGATGGGCGTTCATTCTTCAAGGTACAGGAAGTTGAAGCACGTATTGAAGATACCAAGCGGCGCCTCTCCGAGGTAATGTGTGAACCCCTACAGCTGCTTAGCAAGATTATTGGTGAAGAAGGAGGAAGTACTGCTAGTGGAGGTTCAGTGACTGGAACATCATGGGGGCCCCAACATCCCAAAAGTCTCTCATCTAGCGCCTCAGAGCTCTGTAGTCTTACAGCCCTCAATGGCCACTTGGAAAGCAAAACTGACTATTGCATCAAAGAGGAAGATGACTTGGAGGGAGAAAGTCCACCAGGGATAGCCACCAATGTTCCGGTTATACCCAAGTCACCTTCACTAGGCCTTGACAGGTGCTTTATGTCAGTCCTGGCCAGGCAGGAAGATGAAGAGTTCTGTGAGCTTTACAGTGAAGATTTCGAGCTCTGCACAGACACGGAAGCAGATGGTGACTTTGGCACCTCCACCCAACTCCAACGGGGTAGCACAGCATGCAGTGAAGAACCAACTGAGGGGGGtgaggaggaagaagatgagGACGAGGAAGAGGTCCCTCCGACCATACCACATAATGGACTTCTCCTGCTCATTTCTGTTGTGTATGGCTACTTTGTTTTGCCGTTGCCCACGTACATAGGTGGTGTTTTGCTTGGAGTAGCTGCAGGCTTCATGCTAGCAATACTGGTGGTGTGGTTGTCAGCTCCTCGTGGTTCTTCTTGGGGTCCTCACTTCAGACGATGTAAGAGAGAACGCTGGAATGGGGTTCCACTAGACATCAAAGAGCCAATCATCTATAAG GGTTGGATGAACGAGATTTACAGCTACGACCCAGAGACGTACCACGCGACCCTAACCCATTCAGTATATGTGCGTCTTGAAGGCTCTGTGCTGCGTCTGTCCAAACCCAACCGCAATATTCCCCGCCGTGCCACCTTCAGTGAACCCAAACCTGACATCACGTACATCAGCCAGAAGATCTACGACCTGACCAACAGCAAG ATCTACCTGGTGCCCCACAGCCTGGCCAGAAAACGTGTGTGGAACAAAAAGTATCCCATTTGCATTGAGCTGGCCAAACAGGATGACTTCATGTCGAAGAGAGACCAAACTGAAGCGGAGGAAGAGAAAATCCTGGCTTCAGGTGAAAGGACTGAGGGGGTAGGGGGTAGCGAGGAAACAAAGCGCTCCACAGAGCCTGTCCTGTACCTGTTCGGGaggacaggaagagagaaagaagaatggTTCAGGAGAATGCTGCTAGCCTCCAGGCTCAAAGCTGAGATCAAGAAACCCACTGACCTGCTTGCAT CTTGCCTCCCTTCCTACAGCAGTGGGAGCAGCCAAGCAGGCGCTTTGTCtcacagctgcagcagtagtCAGGGCAGTCTAGATGACGTGCTACAGTCTAAACCACGGCAGAAAGATGTCAAACAAAAAGTACTGGACTACAACGTCTACATGGCTAAATATATCAGCCACTCTTCAGGGAGTCCAAATCCCAGCCCTCTTCACAGTACTGACAGCAGTCCGAGGAACGTAACGAAG TTCCCAGCAGTTCCAGGCACAGAGGCTGAGTCTGAGGCCTGGGTCAACGCCCTACTGGGCCGCATCTTCTGGGACTTCCTCAGGGAGAAGTACTGGGCTGATATGGTCTCCAAAAAGATCCAAATGAAGCTGAGTAAGATCCGG CTGCCATACTTTATGAATGAGCTGACACTGACTGAACTGGACATGGGTATGGCCATTCCCAAGATTCTTAAGGCCTCCAAACCATCAGTGGACCATCAAG GTCTATGGTTTGACTTGGAGATCTCTTACACTGGATCTTTCCTGATGACTCTGGAGACGAAGATGAATCTGGCCAGGCTtgggaaggagggagagagcaTTGGAGAACAAGGAAAAGAGGG ACCACGTACATACTGCCTGGCCGACAGCGATGAGGAATCCTCCAGTGCCGGATCATCTGATGAGGAGGATCCAGCAGAAGTTCCTGAAATGCCAGGGACAGAGGG GTTCGTCGGAGGACACCGGCCGAGCAAGATCATGCGCTTTGTAGACAAGATCACAAAGTCAAAGTATTTTCAGAAGGCCACCGAGACGGAGTTCATAAAGAAGAAGATGGAGGAGATGTCCAACACTCCTCTTCTCCTCACTGTGGAAGTGCAAGAGTGCAGGGGCATGCTGGCCATCAACATTCCACCTCCCCCTACAGACAGAATATG